A single genomic interval of Terriglobus albidus harbors:
- a CDS encoding LysR family transcriptional regulator: MNYTLQQLKYLIAVADHGSVSAAARALFVSQPAVSAAILHLEQIFGMQCFVRHRARGVTLTSAGRDFIAEARQVLDSAENLQRHAARLNESLPPRLSIGCLSTIGPCFLPRILERFERAHPETIPTIFDGTTECLIQRLRSGDTDVALMYDLQPEPSIQTIPLVTLKPYVLLARTHPLARKNFVSLDQLTDQPLILLDRPEYEDHLSSIFDGYAGKPQIGHRVTTLELLRGLVAAGAGYAILNTKPLHDHAYASNRLVCLQIREDVPVSRIVLAVSQRAGLRKNTRAFAEIAVDCIKSFDPVSCHWNDASAPLSFGHPLQPQVVTEFPKIAESA, translated from the coding sequence GTGAACTATACCCTTCAGCAACTGAAATACCTGATTGCAGTAGCCGATCACGGAAGTGTCTCTGCCGCGGCAAGGGCGTTGTTTGTATCTCAACCGGCAGTTTCGGCTGCCATTCTTCACCTCGAGCAGATCTTTGGGATGCAATGCTTCGTAAGGCATCGAGCCCGCGGTGTCACGCTAACCTCCGCCGGCCGCGATTTTATTGCAGAGGCTCGGCAGGTACTGGATAGCGCCGAAAACCTGCAACGACACGCCGCCCGCTTGAACGAAAGCTTGCCGCCGCGACTCAGCATCGGATGTCTTTCCACGATTGGACCGTGTTTTCTTCCGCGCATTCTGGAGCGATTCGAGCGGGCACATCCGGAGACGATTCCCACTATCTTCGATGGCACCACGGAGTGCCTGATCCAGCGGCTCCGATCGGGCGATACCGATGTTGCCCTGATGTACGACCTGCAACCAGAGCCTTCAATCCAGACCATCCCTCTCGTCACGCTCAAACCTTATGTTTTGCTTGCCCGTACCCATCCGTTGGCGCGCAAGAATTTCGTAAGCCTGGACCAGCTGACCGATCAGCCTCTCATTCTGCTCGACCGACCCGAATATGAGGACCACCTCTCCTCGATCTTCGACGGATACGCCGGGAAACCACAGATTGGGCATCGTGTTACAACACTCGAGCTGTTGCGCGGCCTGGTGGCGGCGGGAGCCGGATACGCCATCCTGAACACTAAGCCTTTGCATGACCATGCTTACGCGAGCAACAGGCTCGTCTGTCTCCAAATCCGGGAAGATGTTCCGGTATCGCGAATTGTTCTAGCTGTCTCACAGCGTGCCGGTCTCCGCAAAAATACACGAGCGTTCGCTGAGATCGCCGTGGACTGCATCAAATCCTTCGACCCGGTCTCATGTCATTGGAATGACGCTTCCGCGCCTCTCTCATTCGGTCATCCGCTTCAACCGCAGGTGGTAACAGAGTTTCCCAAGATCGCCGAATCCGCATAA